The genomic stretch GGAGGTACGTTTTTCCGGCGTCGACTCTCGGCTACGCCCACGGCGTCGCCGCGGGGATGGCGCCGAAGGCGCGCCTCGCCGTGTATAAAGTCTGTTGGAACGCCGGTTGCTACGATTCCGACATCCTCGCGGCGTTCGACGCCGCAGTCGCCGACGGCGTCGACGTGATCTCTCTCAGCGTCGGGGGAGTGGTGGTGCCGTACTATCTCGACGCGATAGCGATCGGAGCTTTCAGCGCCTCAGACGCTGGCGTTTTCGTCTCCGCCTCCGCCGGAAACGGTGGCCCTGGCGGATTGACGGTCACTAACGTCGCGCCGTGGATGACAACCGTCGGCGCGGGGACGATCGACCGCGATTTTCCGGCGAACGTTAAGCTCGGTGACGGAGGGGAGATTTCCGGCGTCAGTATCTACGGCGGTCCGGCGCTTGCGCACGATAAGCTCTACCCGCTAATCTACGCCGGGGGCGAAGGTAGCGATGGGTATTCATCTTCCCTCTGTTTGGATGGCTCTTTAGATCCTAATTTGGTGACAGGGAAAATCGTGTTATGCGACAGAGGGATTAATTCCCGACCGGCAAAAGGGGAAGTGGTTAAGAAAGCCGGCGGCGTTGGTGTGATTATCGCAAACGGAGTATTCGACGGCGAGGGCTTGGTGGCGGATTGCCACTTGTTACCGGCGACGGCGGTTGGCGCGGCTGAGGGTGATGAAATCAGAAAATACATCCAATCCGCCGAGAAATCGAACTGTCCGGCGGAGGCCACAATCATATTCCACGGAACGCGGCTCAACGTAGCTCCGGCACCGGTCGTGGCCGCGTTCTCGGCCCGGGGCCCGAATTCGGAGACTCCAGAGATCCTGAAGCCGGATTTGATAGCCCCGGGCCTCAACATCCTCGCGGCCTGGCCCGCGAACGTCGGCCCGAGCGGAGTCGCCTCGGATGAGCGGAGCACGGAGTTCAACATACTCTCGGGGACGTCCATGGCGTGCCCCCACGTCTCTGGGCTGGCCGCCCTGCTGAAGGCGGCACACCCGGATTGGAGCCCCGCCGCCATCAAGTCGGCCTTGATGACGACGGCATACAGTCACGACAGCCGCGGAGAGACAATGCTGGATGAATCCACCAGCAATGTGTCCACCGTGATGGACTACGGCGCCGGCCACGTCCACCCGCAAAAGGCCATGGATCCCGGCCTTGTCTACGACATCTCGTCCCTCGACTACGTCGATTTCCTCTGCAATTCGAACTACACGGTGGCGAACATTCGGATCATTACGAGGAAGGCGGCAGATTGCGCCGGCGCGAGGCACGCCGGCCACATTGGGAATTTGAACTATCCCACATTGGCCGCTGTGTTTCAGCAATATGGGAAGCGGAATCTGTCTGCGCATTTTGTTAGGACGGTGACGAATGTGGGAGATTCGGATTCCGTCTACACGGTGAGAATCCGACCTCCGGTGGGTGTTGCGGTGACAGTGGAGCCGGAAAGGTTGGTTTTCCGGCGGGTGGGGCAGAAGCTGAATTTTCTAGTGAGGGTGCGGACGGAGACGGTGGAGCTGTCTCCGGGGAGCTCGGTCGTGAGGAGTGGCTCGATCATGTGGTCGGACGGGAAGAGGAACGTGACGAGCGCCGTGGTGGTGACATTGCAGCAACCCCTTTGATCATGATTCTTGAATTGAATGGAGGTTTTGGTGATGATCATCAATGTGAGGTGTTTTAGTGTAGGTTGATGGGTAGGATACTAGGGAAAGGAAGGAAGAGGGAGATAGAGAAGTGGTGAAGATGCTAAGATGTCTTAGCATGTTTAAGAATGAAAAAATGTTATTGTAAAAAAGAAGGGTGATGTTGGTGCTAATGAAAAAATGTAGTAATTGTAAAAAAGAAGGGTAATGTTGGTGGCGGTGTATATGAATATGATCATATCAAAGTGATCATGATTCATGATCCTCTTGTTTATGAAATTATGGAGATGGGAAGTaggttattttttttaaaaacaaaaaaaaagcttGTTACTGTATTTTTTAAGAATTGATGGTAAATTTTTCATTATCTTTTGTGATTAACCCGTTCTTTGGAATTTTAGGTTATTTGAACGTCTAAAGTGTCTCTACATGGCACAAATTCCAAACACTTCGTTATCTATGTTACTTGGacatatactaaaaaaatattggTATTTTAAAAATTCACAGAATATATGCAGGTTTTGGTTGAATTTGTGTGGGAGCTGCTTTTATGATTAGAAATGCACATCATCATCCACTCTACATTCTGCCGACAGACAATCATGCTATTctaacacaaattttaaatgatCTACACAAATTACTCCATTTATTCATGAAATCCATCAGTCTGTCGTTGATTATCACTAATTTCTTTTTCGATCAGTCGGTCAATAATTGACATATTTACGGTTTTACTATTTTGATAATGAATCTCATTTTATACTAACTCACCCTCGTCtcacattttataataaaactatcatctcacattttataataaaactaatataataaaatagtaCTCTAACTTGAGATATTTACTCGCAAATGGAGAGAGTAATTTTATGTGTAGGCAAAAACATAGTCAGATAACTGTCAAATCAACTTAAGACATGGTTAGCATCCACTACACTGTCTCCATatcgtcccttaaactactatttgagggctcactgtacttttttactccatcccttaactaagggacgaaacctgcaacgctccatcccttaaccgtcccttaaattactattcattcaatttcattttttatttatatttccaacacaattcaattaaaacaaacacacttcattaaaattaaaataacattacagcataaaataaaaatacaacttaaaatataaaaaaacataattaaaatcctaaaaaaaataaaaatgacataatttaaaatacaattttatatggatatccttgaatgttttatgtttcactttcgatgtgggacaaattcattcaaggttgtctctataaaagagaagcaaccaagaatgactttgtcccacatcgaaagtggaacataaaacattcaaggttgtctctataaaagagaagcaaccaagaatgactttgtcccacatcgaaagtgaaacataaaacattctaggtt from Salvia splendens isolate huo1 chromosome 4, SspV2, whole genome shotgun sequence encodes the following:
- the LOC121797719 gene encoding subtilisin-like protease SBT1.5, giving the protein MNESGPPMTISPLSIFSLLIPFLLTASSALKPQQYRKTFIVRVQHDAKPSVYLTHSNWYESTLRSVATSSDSAVAASGRVIHSYDNVFHGFAAELSAIEVEKVRNLPGVMAVLPEQVRHLHTTRSPEFLGLKTGDSAGLLKESDFGSDFVIGVIDTGIWPERESFNDRDLSPPPAKWKGECVAADNFPADVCNRKLIGARYFCAGYEASNGKMNETTELRSPRDSDGHGTHTASIAAGRYVFPASTLGYAHGVAAGMAPKARLAVYKVCWNAGCYDSDILAAFDAAVADGVDVISLSVGGVVVPYYLDAIAIGAFSASDAGVFVSASAGNGGPGGLTVTNVAPWMTTVGAGTIDRDFPANVKLGDGGEISGVSIYGGPALAHDKLYPLIYAGGEGSDGYSSSLCLDGSLDPNLVTGKIVLCDRGINSRPAKGEVVKKAGGVGVIIANGVFDGEGLVADCHLLPATAVGAAEGDEIRKYIQSAEKSNCPAEATIIFHGTRLNVAPAPVVAAFSARGPNSETPEILKPDLIAPGLNILAAWPANVGPSGVASDERSTEFNILSGTSMACPHVSGLAALLKAAHPDWSPAAIKSALMTTAYSHDSRGETMLDESTSNVSTVMDYGAGHVHPQKAMDPGLVYDISSLDYVDFLCNSNYTVANIRIITRKAADCAGARHAGHIGNLNYPTLAAVFQQYGKRNLSAHFVRTVTNVGDSDSVYTVRIRPPVGVAVTVEPERLVFRRVGQKLNFLVRVRTETVELSPGSSVVRSGSIMWSDGKRNVTSAVVVTLQQPL